GAGGCGCTGCACGCCCGCGGCATCCCCGTCATGGCGGACGTCGCCACCCTGGAGGAGGGCCTCGCCGCGGCCGCCGCCGGCGCCGACCTGGTGAGCACCACCCTCTCCGGCTACACCTCCGACAGCCCCGCCCAGGCCGGACCCGACCTGGCCCTGGTGCGCGCCCTTGCCGAGCGCCTCGACGTCCCCGTCGTCGCCGAGGGCCGCATCGCCACCCCCGCAGAGGCCGCCGCTGCCCTCGCCGCCGGTGCCCACACCGTCGTGGTCGGCGGCGCCATCACCCGCCCCGCCGCCCTGACCGCCCGCTTCGCCGCCGCACTCGCCCGCACCGCCCCGGAGGACCAGCCGTGACCACCACCCCGCCCGTGGACTGCCACGTCGTCACCCACGTGCACTGGGACCGCGAGTGGTACCGCCCGTTCGAGTCCTACCGCGCCCGCCTCGTCGAACTCGCCGAACGCGTCTGCGACGAACTCGACGACGGCCGGATGACCACCTTCCACCTGGACGGCCAGACCATCGTGCTCGCCGACGTCCAGGCGCTGCGCCCGGACCTCGCCGACCGGCTCGCCGCCCACGCCCGGGCCGGGCGGCTCACCCTCGGCCCCTGGCACGTGCTCGCCGACAACCAGCTCGTCTCCGGCGAGAACCTGGTCCGCAACCTGCTGACCGCCCGCCGCTGGGGCACCCGGGTCGGCGTGCTCGCCGACGTCGGCTACTGCCCCGACACCTTCGGCCACCCCGCCGACCTGCCGCGCATCCTCAACGGCTTCGGGATGGACACCGCCCTGGTGTGGCGCGGAGCCCCCGACGGCGTCGCCCGCTTCCACTGGCGCTCGCCCGACGGCTCCCAGGTGCTGGCCGCCAACCAGGGCTACCACGCCGCCGAGGTGCTGTGGGCCGAACCCGACGGCGACGCCGGCCGCGCCGCCCGCCTCAAGGACTTCCTCACCGCCGAACGCGACCGGTTGCCCGGCGGCCCCTGGCTGCTGATGAACGGCGGCGACCACCTCGCCCCCACCGACCCCGCCGGGGCGCTCGCCGCCACCGCCCCCAGCGCGGCCGAGCAGGGCGCCGTTCTGACCGAGAGCACCCTGGCCGCGTTCTTCGCAGCAGCCCGAGAGGCCGCCGACGCAGGCGGCGTCCCCCTGGTCGAAGGACCCCTGCGGCACCGCCCGGGCCGGCTCACCTTCCTGCTGCCCGGCACCTTCTCGGCGCGCACCTACCTCAAGCAGGCCAACGCCGCCGCCCAGACCGACCTGGAGCGCTGGGCCGAACCCCTGCTGGCGCTGCACGCCCCCGACGACGCCACCCTCGCCGCGGAACTGCGTCACGCCTGGGAACTGCTGCTGCGCAACGCCCCGCACGACTCGATCTGCGGCTGCAGCGTGGACGAGGTGCACCGCGAGAACGAGGTCCGCTTCGAGCGCGTCCGGCAGACCGCCGACCACCTGGTGCTGCGCGCCCTGGGCGCCGCGGGCCTGGACACCCGCTACGGAGACCCGGAGACCGAACGGGCCGCCTTCGCCGTCCTCAACCCGCACCCGCGCCCGCACACCGGCCCCGTCACCGTGGAGCTGCTGACCGCGCCCGGCCGCCACCCGCAGTCCCTCACCGGCCCCGACGGCGCCCCCGTCCCGTTCGAGGCCGAACTCCTCGGCGAGGAGACCGCGTTCGAGGCCGACCTCGACCTCCTGCCGGACTCCCGCCCCGCTCTGCGCCACCGCCTGCACCTGCTGGCCGCCGACGTGCCCGCCCTCGGCCACGCCGTGCACACCGTCGTGCTGGGCGACACCCCGCGGCCGGACGCGGGCGCCACCGTCGAGGAGGGCGTGCGCACCCTGCCGCTGGCCGACGGCGCCACCCTGACCGCCCGGGACGACGCCGCCCTGACCCTGCGGCTCCCCGACGGCACCGAACTGCCCGGCCTGGCCGCCCTGCTGGACGACGGCGACCGCGGCGACACCTACAACTTCGACCCCGTCCCGCACGACGCGCCGCGGGCACCGCGCCTGCTGGCCGCCCGCCGCCGGACCTCCGCGGTGCGCACCGTGCTGGAGCTCGACGCGGTGATCGAGCTGCCGACCGGCCTCACCGCGGACCGCGCCGCCCGCTCGGCCGACACGGTGGAGGTCCCGCTCACGGTCACCGTCGCGCACTGGCCCGGCCACGACGGCCCGCTGCGCTGGAACCTGACCTTCGAGAACACCGCCGACGACCACCGGCTGCGGGTGCACTTCCCCACCCCGGCCCCGTCCGCCCGCTGGAGTGCCGACACCCACTACAGCCTCCTCGACCACCCGGTCGGCCCGGACCTCGGCCCGCTGCCCACCGAGCGCGCCCACGAGGCCGAGTACGGCTGCGTGCCCGTGCAGAGCGTCTCCGCGATCGGCGACGGCGAGCTGCGGATCGCCGTCGCCGCCGCCGGACTGCCCGAACGGACCGGCCTGGCGGCCGGGTTCAGCCCGTCGGGGCAGGACGAGCTGGTGGTCACCCTGCTGCGCTCGGTCGGCTGGCTCTCCCGCTTCGACCTGAACGCCCGCACCACCGGCGCGGGCCCGATGATGGCCACCCCCGAAGCCCAGTGCCGCCGCCGGCACTCCTTCGACCTGGCGCTGGCCGTCGGCGCCCCCGTCGCCGCCGACGCCGACATGGTGGGCCTGGCCGAGGCCGCCACCGTCCCTCTGCGCGCCGCCCAACTGCGCCCCGGCACCGCCCCCGCGGCGACCGGCGCCCCAGGCCTGCGGGTGCGCGGCGCGCGGATGACCGCCCTCAAGGGCGCGGAGGACGGCAACGGCCTGGTGCTGCGCCTGTCCAACCCCACGGGACGGCGCACCGCCGTCGAGGTCGAACTCCCCGAGGGGTGGCGGGCCGCGCCGGTCCGCCTGGACGAGTCGCCGACGGGGGAGCCCCACCCGGCCGGGGCCCTCGCCCTGGACCTGGCCCCGTACGCACTGGTCAGCCTGCGGCTGACCCGGCTCTGAGCCGGGCCGCGCACCCGGGAGCCGAGCTGCCCGGACGGGTGGGGTGCGTTCCGGGAGGCGGCAGGTTCCTGCAAGGAGGGGGGAGCCTGCCGGGACCACTGGGGGGCTGCGCGGACGCGGACCCTCAACGGCCCACGGCCCGCCCCCACCCTCGCGCCCGGCCCGTCCAGCAGCCGGAACTGTCATGACCGGTGCGCGCACCGGGCCTCCTGTGCTATCACATCGAAGATCACCCGTCCGTCGAACGATCGGTCCATGCCCCTCACCGTCCGCGACCTCCTGGCCATCCCCGCACTGCGGTTGACGCTCGCCGCGGGCAACGCCGGGCTGGGCCGCACGGTCGAGGCCGCCCACGCCTCAGAGGCCACCGACCCGTCCGCCTGGCTGGAGGGCGGCGAAGTGGTCATGACCACCGGCCTGTTACTGGGCGCCGCCCCCGACGACCTGGCAGCCTTCATCGCCGACCTCGACCGGGCCGGCGCCGCGGCGCTCGTGCTCGGCCTCGGCCCCTCCCTGCCCCACCAGCAGGTGCCGCCCGCCCTCGCCCGGGCCGCCGACCGACACGGCCTCCCGCTGATCACCGTCCCCGAACGCACCTCGCCGGCCGCCGTCACCAAAGCCGTCTTCGACGCCCGCTCCGCCGAGGAACGCCGCCTGCTGGAGCGCACCCTGCGCACCCAGCGCCGCCTCACCGCAGCCGCGGCCTCCCCGGACGGCCTCACCGACTTACTCACCGCCTGGTACCGCGCCACCGGTGTCGCCGTCGTGGTCTGCGACGTCCTGACCAGAGCGCTCGGTGCCGCCGGGGCCGACGCCGCCGAGGTGCTGGCGGGCGCCGCCACGATCCTGGACTCCGTCGCCCTGCGCGGCCTGCGCGGCAGCGGCGGCGGCGAACTGCCCGGCGGCCCCGTGCACGCCCAGCCGCTCGGCGCCGCCCGGCTGCGCGGCTTCGTCGTGCTGGTCGGCGCGAGCACCGCCGAGACCCGCCTGCTGGGCAGCGTCCTGGTCTCGCTGCTCTCCGTCGAACTGGAACGCCGCCACCTCGCCGAGGAACCCCGCCGCCGCCACCGCACCACCGTGCTCAGCCGACTGTTCGCCGCCGACCTCAGCGCCTCCCGGGCCACCGCCCTGCTCTCCTCGGTCAACCTGTCGGCCGGACCGCTGCGCGCCCTCGCCGTGCACGTCGCCGCCCGCGCCGACCCGCCGCCCGGGACGGGCCGCCCCAGCGAGGCCGCCGAGACCGCCGCCGACCTGGCCCTGGCGATACCCGGTGGCCTCGCCCGAGCCGTCGGCACCACCGTCGAGGCCGTCGTGCCCGAGGGCACCGACGCGCTCGCGCTGCTCGCCCGCTTCGCCCCCGGCCGCCCGGCGGGCATCGGGCCCGCGGTCGCCCCCCAGCACGCCGCGCTCTCCCTGCGCCAGGCCCACGCCCTGCTCCCGGCCAGCACCCAGGCCGGCCGTCCCGTCACCGCGGCCGAGGCGGGCTCGGTCCGGCTGCTGCTCAGCCTGGGCAGCCCCGCGCTGCTCGCGGCGTTCGCCGACACCGCGCTCGCCGCCCTCGACGCCGCCGACCCCGACCACGAGCTGACCGAGACCCTCCGGGTCTGGCTGGAGACCAACGGGAGCTGGGCGGAGACCTCCGCCCTGCTCGGCCTGCACCGGCACACCGTGCAGAACCGCATCGCCAAGATCGGCCGCCTGACCGGCCGCCGCATGGACCGTGCCGAGGACCGGATCGACCTGTGGCTGGCCCTGCGCGCCCGCGAGGCGGCCGGGTTCTGACGGACCCTCAGTACGTCCGCAGGAAGCGGTCGAGCACCCGGACGCCGAACTGCAGGCCGGCGGCGGGCACCCGCTCGTCCACGCCGTGGAACATGCCGTAGTAGTGCAGCGACGGGTCCAGCAGCAGCGGGGCGAAGCCGTACGAGCGGATGCCCAGCCGGGCGAAGGACTTGGCGTCGGTGCCGCCGGACATCACGAACGGCACCGGCCGGGCCAGCGGGTCCTCGGCGCGCAGCGCGTCGGCCATCGCCGCGAACGCCGGCCCCTGGTGGTCGGCGGCCACGGCGTCCTCGCAGTTGATGAACTCCCTCGTGACGCCCGGACCGAGCAGGCGGTCCACGGTGGCCAGGAACTCCTCCCGGTGGCCGGGCAGGAACCGGCCGTCCACCTCCGCGTGCGCCCGGCCGGGGATCACGTTGACCTTGCCGCCCGCGGCCAGCACCGTCGGGTTGGCCGAGTCGCGCACCGTGCAGTCGAACAACTCGCCGAGCTGCCCGAACCGGACCGCCTCCTCCGCCAGCCGGGAGCGGTCGATGTGCAGGCCCAACTCCCGCTCCAGGGCGGAGAGCAGGGCCTCCACGGGCGGCGTCGGCGCGGTCGGCCAGCGGTGCGAGGCGAGCCGGGACAGGGCGTGCACCAGGGTCGCCACCGCGTTGTCCGGGTTCTGCTTGGAGCCGTGCCCGGCCGTCCCCCGGGCGGTCAGCCGCATCCAGGCGGTCCCGCGCTCGCCGACCGCCACCGGGTACACCCGCAGCTCCCGCCCGGCCTGCGGCCCGCGCTCCGGGCGGGCGGTGATCGAGAAGCCGCCCGACTCGCTGATCGCCTCCCGGCAGCCCTCGAACCACTCCCGGTGCCGGGCCACCACGAACCGGGAGCCGAAGTCGCCGGTCGACTCCTCGTCCGCGAGAAACGCGAGCACGACGTCCCGCCGCGGCCGCACGCCGGTGCGCGCCCAGTGCCGCGCCAGCGCCAGCACCATCGCCACGGTGCCCTTCATGTCGACCGCGCCGCGCCCCCACAGGCAGCCGTCGGCGAGGTCCCCCGACAGCGGATGGCGCGCCCAGTCGGCGGCGTCGAAAGGAACGGTGTCCAGGTGGCCGTGGACCAGCAGCGGCGGCAGCGACGCGTCGTGGCCGCCGATCCGCGCCAGCACCGTGGAGCGGTGCGGCGCCGCCTCCACCAGCACCGAGGCGATGCCCGCCGCGTCCAGCGCGGCGCCCACGTACTCGGCGGCCACCCGCTCGCCCGGCCCGGTGCCGTCGCCGGGGTTGGTGGTGTCGATGCGCAGCAGGTCGTGGCAGAGCCGGACGGCGTCATCGCCCGCGGCGGCGAGGGCGGGCTCGGGAACGGTGGTCATGGGGTCCTCTCCGTTGCGGGGTTGGGGGCGTCAGCCGTAGTGCGCTTCCGCGGCGGACGCCGCCACGGTCGTGCACACCTTGAAGGTGCGGGCGCCGTCGGTGGCGGTCGGCGCCGCGTAGGCGACGGTGCGCGGTCCGGTCCGCTCCACCGTCGGCACCGCCTCCACCGCCGCCGCCTGGTGGGTGGCGTGGAAGGTCACCTCGAAGCGGTGCTCGCGCGGCACACCGATCGGGCGCCGCGCCGCGAGCGCGGCCCGCGCCGCGGCCCGGGCCTGCTCCTCGATCAGAGCGGCGCTGCGGGCCGGCGGCAGGCAGACCGCCGCGTACCGGCTGACCGCCCGCTTGACGGCGGCGGTCCGCGCCTGCGGGGCCCAGCGCCCGGCGGCCGCGCAGGTCAGGTCGTCCCCGGTGACCAGCAGCACCGGCACGCCGTGCTCGGCCGCGACCAGGGCGTTCATCCGGCCCTCGTCGGCGGCCTCGCCGTCGATCCGGAAGTCGACCAGGCCCGTGCCCAGGTAGGTGTGCGCGAGCACCCCCTCCTCGCCCGCCCCGGTGTGGTAGCCGAGCATCACCACGCCGTCCGTGTCCTGCACCCCGTGCATCATGCCGAGCGGCTTGTGCCGGCCCGTCAGGAGCGCGGCGCGCTCGTCCAGGTCCTCGATCAGGACGTTGCGCTGCGTGTAGTGGGCCTCGTTGACCAGCACCTCGGTGGCGCCGCCCGCGAACAGCCCCGCCACGCAGGCGTTGACGTCACCGGTCAGCAGGCGCCGCATCCGCTCCCAGGCCGCGGTGCCCGGCTCCACGTCGTCGGGCCAGGTGACGCCGGTGGCGCCTTCCATGTCGGCGGAGATCATGACGCGCACGGGCGGGTGTCCTTCCGGTCGTGGTCGGTCGTGTCCTGCTCCGCTGCGGCCCGGGGCGACAGCGGGGGTTCCGCGAGCAGCAGGGTGCTCGCGCCGGCCCCGGGGGCGGCGGTCAGCGCGGCGCGCACGCCCAGCGGCACGGTCAGCTGGACGGGGCCGTGCCCGGCCGGCAGCCCCGCCGCCACCGGCACGCCCAGCCCGGCCAGGCGGTCGTGCAGCACCTCGGCCACCGCCTGGGGCGGGCCGCAGTCGGTGAAGTCGCCCAGGACGATCCCGGCGACGGCACCGAACACCCCGGCCCGGCGCAGTTGCGTGAGGATCCGGTCGAGCCGGTACGGTTCCTCGCCGATCTCCTCCAGTAGCAGCAGGCAGCCGTCCGGGACCACCGGACCGGGCCCGCCCAGCGAGGACGCCAGCAGGCTCGCGTTCCCGCCGGCCAGCACGCCCTCCGCCCGCCCGGGCGTCAACGCGGCCGCCTGCAGCGGAAGTTCGCGCACCGTCTCCGGGGTGAACAGCACCCGGCGGAGGTGGGCGGCGGAGCGCGGCTCGGTGAACGCGCCGGTGGCGACCATCGGCCCGTGCAGGGTGGCCACGCCCAGCCGGGCGGCGAACAGCCGGTGCAGTTCGGTGACGTCGCTGAAGCCGACCAGCGGCTTCGGCGCGGCCGCCGCCATCGCCCGCCAGTCCAGCAGGTCCGCGGTCCGCTGGCAGCCGTAACCGCCGCGGGCGCACAGCACCGCGGCGATCCGCGGATCGGTCCAGGCCGCCTGCAGGTCGGCGGCCCGGTCCGCGTCCCGTCCCGCGAGGTGCCCCAGGTGGGAGGCGGTCGCGTGCGGCGTCACCGACACCTGCAGCCCCCAGGACTCCAGCACCCGGACGCCATGCGCCAGCCGCTGCGGCTCCACCGGCCCGGCGGGCGCGACGACCGCCACCGTGTCGCCCGGGCGGAGCGCGGGCGGGCGCAGCGGCGGGGGAGGGGTGCGGGGGGCGCTCACCGGTGGGCCTCCGGGGTGCGAGCGCCGGCGGCCTGCCCGAGCTGCCCGTCCGGCCGCTCGGCGAGGCCGAAGATCTGCTGGTAGAAGGCGAGTTCGGCGCGCAGGGCGGCGACGATCGTGCTGCTGCGCCGCCAGCCGTGCTGCTCGCCCGGGAACTCCAGCAGGGTGCAGGGCAGTCCGGCGGCCTGCAGCGCCTCTGCGAAGGCCCGGGACTGCTCCGGCCCCACGACGACGTCCTCCAGCCCGTGCATCAGCAGGGCGGGCCCGCTCGCCCGGTGAGCGTTGCGCACCGGTGAGCGCTCCTCGTACCGGGCGGCGGCCTCGGGGAGCGGGCCGATCAGTCCGTCCAGGTAGCGGGACTCGAAGTCGTGGGTGTCCGCGGCCCAGGCCAGCGGGTCGGTGATGCCGTAGTGCGAGACGGCGCCCGCGTACAGGCCCGCCGAGGTGAGCGAGGCCAGCGCCGTCCAGCCGCCCGCGCTGCCGCCGCGCACCGCGAGCCGCCGCTCGTCGGCCAGGCCGCGGGCGACCAGGCCGCGCGCCACCGCCGCGCAGTCCGCCA
The DNA window shown above is from Streptomyces sp. TLI_171 and carries:
- a CDS encoding N-acetylmannosamine-6-phosphate 2-epimerase, whose translation is MPPGLAGRLVVSCQALPGEPLHGPQYMAQMAVAAHSGGAAAVRINGPADIAAVRMAVPLPVIGLWKDGENGPYITPTLEHALAVAEAGADVVALDGTGRPRPDGRTLAETIEALHARGIPVMADVATLEEGLAAAAAGADLVSTTLSGYTSDSPAQAGPDLALVRALAERLDVPVVAEGRIATPAEAAAALAAGAHTVVVGGAITRPAALTARFAAALARTAPEDQP
- a CDS encoding glycosyl hydrolase-related protein: MTTTPPVDCHVVTHVHWDREWYRPFESYRARLVELAERVCDELDDGRMTTFHLDGQTIVLADVQALRPDLADRLAAHARAGRLTLGPWHVLADNQLVSGENLVRNLLTARRWGTRVGVLADVGYCPDTFGHPADLPRILNGFGMDTALVWRGAPDGVARFHWRSPDGSQVLAANQGYHAAEVLWAEPDGDAGRAARLKDFLTAERDRLPGGPWLLMNGGDHLAPTDPAGALAATAPSAAEQGAVLTESTLAAFFAAAREAADAGGVPLVEGPLRHRPGRLTFLLPGTFSARTYLKQANAAAQTDLERWAEPLLALHAPDDATLAAELRHAWELLLRNAPHDSICGCSVDEVHRENEVRFERVRQTADHLVLRALGAAGLDTRYGDPETERAAFAVLNPHPRPHTGPVTVELLTAPGRHPQSLTGPDGAPVPFEAELLGEETAFEADLDLLPDSRPALRHRLHLLAADVPALGHAVHTVVLGDTPRPDAGATVEEGVRTLPLADGATLTARDDAALTLRLPDGTELPGLAALLDDGDRGDTYNFDPVPHDAPRAPRLLAARRRTSAVRTVLELDAVIELPTGLTADRAARSADTVEVPLTVTVAHWPGHDGPLRWNLTFENTADDHRLRVHFPTPAPSARWSADTHYSLLDHPVGPDLGPLPTERAHEAEYGCVPVQSVSAIGDGELRIAVAAAGLPERTGLAAGFSPSGQDELVVTLLRSVGWLSRFDLNARTTGAGPMMATPEAQCRRRHSFDLALAVGAPVAADADMVGLAEAATVPLRAAQLRPGTAPAATGAPGLRVRGARMTALKGAEDGNGLVLRLSNPTGRRTAVEVELPEGWRAAPVRLDESPTGEPHPAGALALDLAPYALVSLRLTRL
- a CDS encoding PucR family transcriptional regulator; the protein is MPLTVRDLLAIPALRLTLAAGNAGLGRTVEAAHASEATDPSAWLEGGEVVMTTGLLLGAAPDDLAAFIADLDRAGAAALVLGLGPSLPHQQVPPALARAADRHGLPLITVPERTSPAAVTKAVFDARSAEERRLLERTLRTQRRLTAAAASPDGLTDLLTAWYRATGVAVVVCDVLTRALGAAGADAAEVLAGAATILDSVALRGLRGSGGGELPGGPVHAQPLGAARLRGFVVLVGASTAETRLLGSVLVSLLSVELERRHLAEEPRRRHRTTVLSRLFAADLSASRATALLSSVNLSAGPLRALAVHVAARADPPPGTGRPSEAAETAADLALAIPGGLARAVGTTVEAVVPEGTDALALLARFAPGRPAGIGPAVAPQHAALSLRQAHALLPASTQAGRPVTAAEAGSVRLLLSLGSPALLAAFADTALAALDAADPDHELTETLRVWLETNGSWAETSALLGLHRHTVQNRIAKIGRLTGRRMDRAEDRIDLWLALRAREAAGF
- a CDS encoding M20/M25/M40 family metallo-hydrolase, producing MTTVPEPALAAAGDDAVRLCHDLLRIDTTNPGDGTGPGERVAAEYVGAALDAAGIASVLVEAAPHRSTVLARIGGHDASLPPLLVHGHLDTVPFDAADWARHPLSGDLADGCLWGRGAVDMKGTVAMVLALARHWARTGVRPRRDVVLAFLADEESTGDFGSRFVVARHREWFEGCREAISESGGFSITARPERGPQAGRELRVYPVAVGERGTAWMRLTARGTAGHGSKQNPDNAVATLVHALSRLASHRWPTAPTPPVEALLSALERELGLHIDRSRLAEEAVRFGQLGELFDCTVRDSANPTVLAAGGKVNVIPGRAHAEVDGRFLPGHREEFLATVDRLLGPGVTREFINCEDAVAADHQGPAFAAMADALRAEDPLARPVPFVMSGGTDAKSFARLGIRSYGFAPLLLDPSLHYYGMFHGVDERVPAAGLQFGVRVLDRFLRTY
- a CDS encoding M55 family metallopeptidase is translated as MRVMISADMEGATGVTWPDDVEPGTAAWERMRRLLTGDVNACVAGLFAGGATEVLVNEAHYTQRNVLIEDLDERAALLTGRHKPLGMMHGVQDTDGVVMLGYHTGAGEEGVLAHTYLGTGLVDFRIDGEAADEGRMNALVAAEHGVPVLLVTGDDLTCAAAGRWAPQARTAAVKRAVSRYAAVCLPPARSAALIEEQARAAARAALAARRPIGVPREHRFEVTFHATHQAAAVEAVPTVERTGPRTVAYAAPTATDGARTFKVCTTVAASAAEAHYG
- a CDS encoding LD-carboxypeptidase, with product MSAPRTPPPPLRPPALRPGDTVAVVAPAGPVEPQRLAHGVRVLESWGLQVSVTPHATASHLGHLAGRDADRAADLQAAWTDPRIAAVLCARGGYGCQRTADLLDWRAMAAAAPKPLVGFSDVTELHRLFAARLGVATLHGPMVATGAFTEPRSAAHLRRVLFTPETVRELPLQAAALTPGRAEGVLAGGNASLLASSLGGPGPVVPDGCLLLLEEIGEEPYRLDRILTQLRRAGVFGAVAGIVLGDFTDCGPPQAVAEVLHDRLAGLGVPVAAGLPAGHGPVQLTVPLGVRAALTAAPGAGASTLLLAEPPLSPRAAAEQDTTDHDRKDTRPCAS